The Endozoicomonas sp. 4G DNA segment CATTGGTGGATGGCATTGAACCCCACGAATACGAAACCATTATTGAAGAAGAAATTGAATCCATGGAATCAGAAATGATGCGTCCGGCGGATGCGCTGCAGCTGATTTCTGACGCATTGCCGGGCTTTGGTATCCTGGCGGCGGTATTGGGTATCGTTATTACCATGGGTGCGATAGACGGCCCCATGGATCAACTGGGTAGACTGATTGCTGCGGCTCTGACAGGCACCTTTCTTGGCATCTTTATGGCCTATGGCTTGGTGGGACCTTGTGCAACCGCCATTGGCCACTCAATCAACCAGGAGATCAGGGCATTTGAATGTATCAAAGTAGGACTGGGCACTAACAAGTCCGGGTTTCCTCCCATTGTTTCAGTGGACTCTGGCAGGAAAATGCTTTTTTCAGATAAACGTCCCAGTTTCAGTGAACTGGAAGAATTGTTGGATGGCCAATAATGAGTAAAGGCCATGTTATTGTCATCAAAAAGAAGCATGGCGGTCATGGTGACGGGCATCATGGCGGTTCCTGGAAAGTAGCCTTTGCTGATTTTGCCATAGCCATGATGGCTTTGTTTCTTCTGCTGTGGATTATGAGTGCTACAGACAAGGAACAAAAGTCAGCCATTGCCTCCTATTTTGACGATCCGGGCTCATTCCGTCCTAAAAGCAGTTCCAGGCCCATTGATTTTGGGGGAGGAATGAATACTCTGGTGGACATTCCCAAACCGGGGCCTGGCCAGCGTGGCAGGGAAGAGACTGAAGTGGTGACTAAAGAAAACACCAAAACACTGAATAACACGCTGATTTTCGACAAGCTGTCCGATGAATTACAAAAATTGATCGGTGGCAGTAAGTCAGCTGGAAGATATGAAGATTACATTCAGCTGGAGGAAACACCCGAAGGGATGCGCATTGTCATTCTGGACAATAACAAGAGGAATATGTTTGAGAAGGGGAGTGCGAGGCTGAAACCCTTTTATCAGGATTTACTGCTCGAACTGGCCCCTATTGTCAACAAACTTTCTTTCCGGCTCATGATCAGTGGGCATACCGACAGCTCAGGCTTTCAGAGGCGTGCCTATTCAAACTGGGAGCTATCATCGGACCGGGCCCAGATAGCCAGAAGAACACTGGTTTTCGGAGGGTTAGAAGAGTCCCGGATTATGATGGTATTGGGTATGGCTGACCGGGTATTGCGCAACCCTGAAAACCCTGAAGACAGCTCCAATCGCAGAATCGAAATCCTGCTCTTGACAAAAGAGATGGAAGAGCGGCTTGAAGACATGTTTGAACCCGTTGAAAAAGACACTCAAAACTTCAGCGATGAAGAGTCACAGGAAATGAACAAAGCATTGGACAAAGCCATTGATAACGAACTCCCGGAAGAAATGGTAGACGACATAAGACAGGAGATGCTCAACTAGATTTTCTTATCGGTGATTTTTTTAATAATCCGCGAGACGGCCACAAAGCCAAACGTAGCCGTCACCACCGTCGTAGCGCCAAACCCACTGGCGCAATCCATTTTTGTCGACCCCAGCTCAGAAGGCTTCTGCTGGCATACCGTACCATCGGGTTGGGGATAAACCGCCTGTTCTGAAGAAAAGACACAATCAATACCAAACTTCCGCTTGCTGTTTTTAGAAAAGCCGTGAAAGTCTCTTAAATGGTTTTTGACTTTTTTTGCCAAAGGGTCGTGCCAGGTTTTGCTGAGATCGGTAATCTGGATCTGGGTCGGATCAACCTGACCGCCGGCCCCCCCGGTGGTGATAATCGGAATCTTGTTTCTTTTGCAGTGATGGATCAGGGCGGCTTTGACTCTGAAACTGTCTATGGCATCCAGTACATAATCAAAGTCCTGATGGATCAGCTCAGACAGATTGTCGGTGGTTATAAAATTCTCAATGACGTGGCACTGGCAGTCCGGATTAATGGACTGAATGCGGCTGGCCATCACCTCACACTTGGACTGACCTATCGTTTCGCTGGTGGCATGGAGCTGACGATTGATGTTGGTGACGCAGACATCATCCAGATCGATCAGAGTCAGGGTTCCGACACCGGTTCTAGCCAGCGCCTCGGCTGCCCAGGAACCCACTCCACCAATACCTATGACGCAGACATGGGACTGTTTCAGCCTGTCTACAGCAGCACTGCCATAGAGCCGACGGCTTCCTCCAAAGCGGGCATCATAGCTGGTGGTTGAGTGTTCTGAAGCAACTGTCATAAAAAAATCCGAGTGCTTTTCCGTTATTTACAGATCATGAATCCGGGCGCGGGATTATAATACTGACACCCTCACTTGTCATGAAGCCTGTTGGCCTTGGGTGTTTCTAATGACTAAAGCATTGCGATCTCTGGTAGGGGATATTGGTGGTACCAATGCCCGTTTTGCCCTGGTGAATCCTGACAGCCTGGTGCTGGAAGGTATTCAGACGATGTCGAGTATTGATTATTCGGACCTTGAAGATGCCGTTCGGCTTTACCTGAAAAACCAGGGAGTTGAAACCATAACCAGAGCTTGTCTTGCCGTTGCCGGTCCGGTTGTGGATGGCAAAGTCAGTTTTACTAACAGCCACTGGAAAATTGATCGGCAACAGTTCAAACAGGACTTTGAATTGGCAGTAATGGCGCTGATTAATGATTTTGCTGCACAGGCTTTGGCCGTCCCTCACCTTCCTCCAAACGAACGTATGGTGATTGGGCCTGAGTTGGAAATGGATCCCGATGCCGTCAAACTGGTGATCGGCCCGGGAACCGGTCTGGGAGTGTGTGGATTGATCGAAACACCCCTGGGTTGGCAGGCTCTGCCCGGAGAAGGCGGCAATGCCGACTTTGCCCCTTGTTCTGAAAGGGATATCAGTGTCTGGAGATTCATACGAAAAGAAGTTGGGGGCCTGCTGGGGGTCGAGAGGATACTCTCTGGCTCTGGTCTGGAATTACTCTATGAAGCCCACTCCAGCCTGGATGGTCGCATGGATAAACTACAGGCGGCAGATATTACCCAACAGGCTCTGGCAGAACAGAACTCTCTTGCCTGTCAGGTTCTGGACCACTTTTTCGAGATCCTGGGTAACACTGCAGGCAATGCGGCACTGATTCTGGGCGCAAGGGGCGGTGTCTATATTGCCGGTGGCATTATCCCAAGAGTGAAAACGCTGTTTGCCAAGGGGACATTCCGAAAAGCCTTTGAGAACAGAGACAAAATGAAAGAATACATGTCAGGCATACCGACATCGCTGATCCTGTCTGAACATCCGGGGTTAACAGGAGCTGCGGCTTACCTGAACTGTTCCGGGCATTATTGAAGACGACTGTCTTTTAAAGCGGTTTTTGAAAAGTATCCCCAGAGCCTGTGGATAAGTCTGGGATTAACCTTTGGGTGGTTGCTCAAACTTCAGGGAAATAACAAACTGGGAAAAAGTGGTTAAAAAATGATCAGGGGTTGGTTGTAAAAGAGAGGGTACAGAGCCAAGAGGGATAAAGCAGGGTGTGGCTGTTTTTTCGTACTCACCCCCTAAACTCAAAACCTATGACTTTGTAGTATTTAAGCTACAATAGAGGCATGATTACAGTCAAACAACATGATGTTTTCAGAAAATGGCTTAAAGCTCTGAAAGATCAGAAGGCCAAATCATCCATATTATCCAGAGTGAAGCGCTTGGAGTTCGGGTTATTTGGGGACGTGAAGCCTGTTGGAGGTGGCTTAAGCGAGTTGAGGGTTGATACAGGCAAAGGCTACCGTGTCTATTTTGTGCGTCAAGGCAGTGAGCTAATTATTGTATTTTGTGGAAGTCAAAAGAAAGATCAGCAGAAGCAAATAGATCTAGCCAAGGCGCTATACAAAGATTGGAGAGCTAATAATGGACGGTAAAATAACAGACTTTGACCCTGCTGAGTTCCTTGATAGCGATGAAGCTATTCAGCATTACATAGACGAGGCTGTAGCGACAGGTCATGCTGGCTTTATTGCAGACTCACTGGGCGTTATTGCTAGAGCTAGAGGAATGAGTAAACTTGCAAAAGAAACAGGTTTATCCCGTGAGAGCCTCTATCGTTCGTTAAGCGAAGAAGGTAATCCAAATCTAAAAACCCTTCTGGCTGTGTGCAAAGCTCTGGGAGTTTCTATGAATATCGGAAAGCCTTTGCAGGTATAAGTTCATCTCGTTCCCACGCTTGGACCTATAGAGCCTAAAAGCATGGGAACGAGTCATTTAAGGTATGGATTAACCATCACCACCAGGCTTCAAACTGCACGCCGTAGGTCCAGCCGCTGGAGTCTGTGCCGAAGGTTCTCATGATCTGAGTCTTTGACGTTCCGGTATCGAAGTAGTCAAGACCATCTGCGCTGCATTCTTTTTCAGCGTCTTCCGATGCTTTGCATAGAGGACTGTCCACCGCTTTCCATTCAGCGTAAGTGGCAAACACCCTGATCACCGGTCTGACCAAAGCACCAAATTTAGGATGGAATTGTTGTGCGATGGTGAATTTCACCAACTGGCTATCAAAAGACTTCAGGCCAATTATGTCAGATGAATAACGAGCATTTTCTACTTTGTCCCAACCCAGCTCAACGGCGGTACTGGTGATCTCGGTCCACTTCCAGATGGGCCTGACACCGGCGGTCATCCAGGTTCTCTTGTCGGGTAACAGGGGGTCTACTATCCGGGCTTCATTGTCATACTCAACCTGAGTCCACGCGGCAACATACATAATGTCCAGCCGGTCAGTCAGGGAGAATGAACCATGATCCAGTACCCGGAAAAGTTTTTCACCCTTATACCACTCCATGGTATTCAGAGAGCGGCCGGTTGAGCCAACCCCCGGACCGGTCATGGCATCAGTAGCGTATTGCAGTACAAACTTGTTAAAGCCACCCAGAATCGCCCAGGTCAGCTCACCGGTGAGCATCCATCCATCTTTATCAAAAAGCTTTTTGTATGCAGCCTTGTCAGGTGGGTTGCCCTTACCGTAGTCAACGCCTAGTTCAAGGCTGAGATTATCCATGAGTCTCAAATCTTTCAGCCTGAGATCGATGATGTCGGTTTCAATCTTGACTGAATCTGGTCCCTCGGAGCCAGTTGTATTGTAAGTAACGGTAGGGGTACTTCTCAGCCAGGCAATATCAAACTTGGCAAAGCCCAAGTCAATATCCTGAAGGCCTGCTCCGGGGCCAGAAACATCCCAGTAAATCCAGTCATTGATATGAACTTCATGTCTCTGATAATAGCGTTTGCCGACCCAGAGCATGGAGCCGGGCAGTGCTTCAAAGATATTCCGAGCCTGTAAGTTGACTTCTCTCAGGGCAAATCCACCGTCAAGTGTAGGGTCTTCCCAGTCATTGTCCTGCTGAACCTTGTAGGCGATATTGGTATCCAGCCTGAAAGAGGTGTTGTTATCATCCGACAGCTCTGCGCCCAGCTTGAGCTCCATATAGGTTTCACACTCATTACCCAGACGATATTTGGCGGGTGCCCCAGCGGCTTTAAAACAGGCCTGGTCTCCTCCTTTCAGTGAGCGACCTATACCTGAGCGGGCATAGCCATGGAAATCAATGCTGGTATTTTCAATGGCGAAAGAAAGTGCAGGGAGAGAAGCGAGGGAAATGACTCCGAGACTGCGACTCAGAGCAGACAGAGTACTCTGTATCCGAATCATTGCTATTTACCTTGTGTGGTGTACGACAATTGCCCAGAGCTTACTGTTGGCGGAGTAACTCTGGCGGTTTTACAACTTGGGTAACTAAACGAAATGGCTTTGAAAATTATATTTTCGGTATACCCGTACAAAACCTAGACCAGAGACTTGTAATCAGCAAAGTAAAGGAAGAAAAAAAGAACAGCAAAGACAGTTTTTTATCCTGTTTGACCCAAATACGACTATGTTTGCAGACAGGCTCCCAGAGCCTTTGCGGCAGTACTGTTACTGCAAGTGAAAAAATGCTGCAATTTTTTATTGATCGTGAATTCGGGTATACAAGTTATGAGTTTACTGAGAGGTATCAAAACACTTGGCACTGAGAGAGGCCGAATGGTGAAGGCATTAAAACTGAAAAAACAGTTTTTGTCCCTGTGTCTTGCCCCTGTCATCACCCTGACGGGTTGCTCCTCTTTCAACACTCAGGAAGCCTTAGAGCAGCCAGATTCAGAAGGTAAGGTTTACCACTCAGTCAAAGATATCAAGTGTCAGCCATTAAGATATCCTGCTGATAAAAAACAGGCTCGCGTTGTCGTTAATGAGTTTACTTCAAGGCTGAAACAACCCTCTGGAGAGACCCCGGTTCTGGCTTTCAGCCTGCCTCCAACAGGCGTTCATAAAGTGACACTGCACAGTTATGTGATCAAGGAGGGCGACAAAGAACAACTCTTCTATCCAGCCGTTGCTCTTCTGGATCAGTCGAACAACATCATCGCCCACGTACCTGAAAGTCAGGTTAAATATGAAAAGTCCGGGTTTACTCATCCTGAAGGTGTTGAAGCTCAATTTATTATTGATAATGACCGACGCGCCAGTGCACAGGCGGTTTGTATGCTGATTTATACGACAGATCAGTTAAGAAAAGAGACAACAACCCTGACCAACGAGGCTAAAGAATACGCTAGAGCCTATGGTGTTGTAGCGCCGCCGATTCCCGACCCTGTAGCGATTCATGGCAATGAAGGGCACCTGGCCATCAGTATTAAAAGTTTAGAGATGGCAGCAATGCCCATCGCCCCTGTTGCTCCCATTGCTCCCGTTGCCGTCTCTGTTCCTGTTGCCAGCTCTGCCGCTGTGCTTCCAAAA contains these protein-coding regions:
- the motA gene encoding flagellar motor stator protein MotA; translated protein: MKILGLLIQLGCIFGGFVAAGGEMAAIWQPAEIVMIGGGALGAFLIANPTNVVKAAGRHLVYTVNNSGFNREYFDELLSLLYVLFNMAKKKGGSKALEEHIENPENSDVFAKYPAIMKTPHIYNFIAENLRLSLVDGIEPHEYETIIEEEIESMESEMMRPADALQLISDALPGFGILAAVLGIVITMGAIDGPMDQLGRLIAAALTGTFLGIFMAYGLVGPCATAIGHSINQEIRAFECIKVGLGTNKSGFPPIVSVDSGRKMLFSDKRPSFSELEELLDGQ
- the tcdA gene encoding tRNA cyclic N6-threonylcarbamoyladenosine(37) synthase TcdA; this translates as MTVASEHSTTSYDARFGGSRRLYGSAAVDRLKQSHVCVIGIGGVGSWAAEALARTGVGTLTLIDLDDVCVTNINRQLHATSETIGQSKCEVMASRIQSINPDCQCHVIENFITTDNLSELIHQDFDYVLDAIDSFRVKAALIHHCKRNKIPIITTGGAGGQVDPTQIQITDLSKTWHDPLAKKVKNHLRDFHGFSKNSKRKFGIDCVFSSEQAVYPQPDGTVCQQKPSELGSTKMDCASGFGATTVVTATFGFVAVSRIIKKITDKKI
- a CDS encoding type II toxin-antitoxin system RelE/ParE family toxin — encoded protein: MITVKQHDVFRKWLKALKDQKAKSSILSRVKRLEFGLFGDVKPVGGGLSELRVDTGKGYRVYFVRQGSELIIVFCGSQKKDQQKQIDLAKALYKDWRANNGR
- the lamB gene encoding maltoporin LamB; translated protein: MIRIQSTLSALSRSLGVISLASLPALSFAIENTSIDFHGYARSGIGRSLKGGDQACFKAAGAPAKYRLGNECETYMELKLGAELSDDNNTSFRLDTNIAYKVQQDNDWEDPTLDGGFALREVNLQARNIFEALPGSMLWVGKRYYQRHEVHINDWIYWDVSGPGAGLQDIDLGFAKFDIAWLRSTPTVTYNTTGSEGPDSVKIETDIIDLRLKDLRLMDNLSLELGVDYGKGNPPDKAAYKKLFDKDGWMLTGELTWAILGGFNKFVLQYATDAMTGPGVGSTGRSLNTMEWYKGEKLFRVLDHGSFSLTDRLDIMYVAAWTQVEYDNEARIVDPLLPDKRTWMTAGVRPIWKWTEITSTAVELGWDKVENARYSSDIIGLKSFDSQLVKFTIAQQFHPKFGALVRPVIRVFATYAEWKAVDSPLCKASEDAEKECSADGLDYFDTGTSKTQIMRTFGTDSSGWTYGVQFEAWW
- a CDS encoding flagellar motor protein MotB → MSKGHVIVIKKKHGGHGDGHHGGSWKVAFADFAIAMMALFLLLWIMSATDKEQKSAIASYFDDPGSFRPKSSSRPIDFGGGMNTLVDIPKPGPGQRGREETEVVTKENTKTLNNTLIFDKLSDELQKLIGGSKSAGRYEDYIQLEETPEGMRIVILDNNKRNMFEKGSARLKPFYQDLLLELAPIVNKLSFRLMISGHTDSSGFQRRAYSNWELSSDRAQIARRTLVFGGLEESRIMMVLGMADRVLRNPENPEDSSNRRIEILLLTKEMEERLEDMFEPVEKDTQNFSDEESQEMNKALDKAIDNELPEEMVDDIRQEMLN
- the glk gene encoding glucokinase; translated protein: MTKALRSLVGDIGGTNARFALVNPDSLVLEGIQTMSSIDYSDLEDAVRLYLKNQGVETITRACLAVAGPVVDGKVSFTNSHWKIDRQQFKQDFELAVMALINDFAAQALAVPHLPPNERMVIGPELEMDPDAVKLVIGPGTGLGVCGLIETPLGWQALPGEGGNADFAPCSERDISVWRFIRKEVGGLLGVERILSGSGLELLYEAHSSLDGRMDKLQAADITQQALAEQNSLACQVLDHFFEILGNTAGNAALILGARGGVYIAGGIIPRVKTLFAKGTFRKAFENRDKMKEYMSGIPTSLILSEHPGLTGAAAYLNCSGHY
- a CDS encoding MalM family protein — translated: MSLLRGIKTLGTERGRMVKALKLKKQFLSLCLAPVITLTGCSSFNTQEALEQPDSEGKVYHSVKDIKCQPLRYPADKKQARVVVNEFTSRLKQPSGETPVLAFSLPPTGVHKVTLHSYVIKEGDKEQLFYPAVALLDQSNNIIAHVPESQVKYEKSGFTHPEGVEAQFIIDNDRRASAQAVCMLIYTTDQLRKETTTLTNEAKEYARAYGVVAPPIPDPVAIHGNEGHLAISIKSLEMAAMPIAPVAPIAPVAVSVPVASSAAVLPKALPAAQDAFSKEVRQHYVNAVNKGLKSDNITNAVIARAELRNLARATESYFVRHYGKPAAQLNAPKAPESKDDYVGKVLYHYEMQIYDYLKAGQGAAALHTVDQIKTIQEEVDQLFDR
- a CDS encoding addiction module antidote protein → MDGKITDFDPAEFLDSDEAIQHYIDEAVATGHAGFIADSLGVIARARGMSKLAKETGLSRESLYRSLSEEGNPNLKTLLAVCKALGVSMNIGKPLQV